From one Trifolium pratense cultivar HEN17-A07 linkage group LG1, ARS_RC_1.1, whole genome shotgun sequence genomic stretch:
- the LOC123886022 gene encoding putative receptor-like protein kinase At4g00960, which yields MTIIPSLLCSLQILLIIIFTSQTKAEPVFDKINLYHYNCDNSNNRGNFTTNSTYHKNLNTLLSTLTSNTQINYGFYNFSHGENLDKVYAIGLCRGDLFPNNCLSCLGSASANLTRVCPNKKEAIFWSEDEKCMLRYSDRLILGVMEDSPKFASSNDNDSVDVVLSNEVVKNLLGNLTSRAMKGDSSLKYAASSLPGPKYEVIYGLVQCTPDLSESDCNSCLGESLFQQIPSCCKNKIGGRVVRPSCNMRFETFLFYEPRASPPPPPPSPPPPATIGSNTTSQGKSNKNSIIGIAVGVPIAIVVMVFIFIFIYLRRLRKPKKRFQEIQEEEDEEDKIEISESLQFDFNTICNATNDFSDFNKLGEGGFGIVYKGKLANGEEIAVKRLSTTSGQGDSEFKNEVVLVAKLQHRNLVRLLGFCLEGRERVLVYEFVHNKSLDYFIFDRAKRAQLNWQLRYKIILGIARGILYLHEDSRLRIIHRDLKASNILLDEEMNPKIADFGMARLFVVDQTQENTNRIVGTYGYMAPEYAMHGQFSVKSDVFSFGILVLEIISGTKNSRIRDEENEEYLSSFAWRNWKEGSATNIIDPTLNNDSRNEIIRCIHIGLLCVQENISSRPTMASVVVMLNSHSVTLPMPLEPAFHMDCGNSEDMKSWGHNSSAQESLNHASNTELYPR from the exons ATGACTATTATTCCTTCCTTACTTTGCTCTCTCCAAATTCTCCTAATCATAATTTTCACATCTCAAACCAAAGCTGAACCAGTATTCgataaaataaacttataccACTACAATTGTGATAATAGTAACAATAGAGGCAACTTCACAACCAATAGCACCTATCACAAAAACCTCAACACACTTTTATCCACCCTCACTTCCAACACACAAATCAACTATGGTTTCTACAATTTTTCTCACGGCGAAAACCTCGACAAAGTCTACGCAATTGGACTATGTCGAGGTGATCTTTTCCCGAACAATTGTCTAAGTTGCCTCGGAAGTGCTAGTGCAAATCTTACACGTGTTTGTCCAAATAAAAAAGAAGCGATTTTTTGGTCTGAAGATGAAAAATGCATGTTGCGTTATTCGGACCGATTAATATTAGGCGTCATGGAAGATAGTCCTAAGTTTGCTTCGAGTAACGATAATGATTCGGTTGATGTTGTTTTGTCCAATGAAGTTGTTAAAAATTTGTTGGGAAATTTAACAAGTAGAGCTATGAAAGGTGATTCTAGTCTTAAATACGCTGCATCAAGTTTACCTGGTCCTAAGTATGAGGTTATATATGGTTTAGTTCAGTGTACACCTGATTTATCTGAGAGTGATTGTAATTCATGTTTGGGTGAGAGTCTTTTTCAACAAATTCCCAGTTGTTGTAAAAATAAGATTGGTGGAAGAGTTGTTAGGCCTAGTTGTAATATGAGATTTGAGACCTTTCTTTTTTATGAACCTAGAGCATCGCCGCCGCCGCCACCACCATCTCCTCCTCCGCCCGCCACTATCGGTAGCAACACTACCTCACAAG GAAAAAGCAACAAGAATAGTATCATTGGCATAGCTGTAGGAGTACCAATTGCTATCGTTGTTATGGTCTTCATTTTTATCTTTATCTATTTAAGAAGACTAAGGAAGccaaagaaaaggtttcaag AAattcaagaagaagaagatgaagaagacaAAATTGAGATTTCCGAATCCTTGCAATTCGACTTCAACACCATATGTAATGCTACAAATGACTTCTCTGATTTTAATAAACTTGGAGAAGGCGGATTCGGGATTGTTTACAAA GGTAAGCTTGCCAATGGAGAAGAGATTGCTGTCAAAAGGTTGTCGACGACATCTGGACAAGGAGATTCAGAGTTTAAGAACGAGGTGGTTTTAGTGGCTAAACTTCAACACCGAAATTTAGTTAGACTACTCGGCTTCTGTCTAGAAGGAAGAGAAAGAGTACTTGTATATGAGTTTGTTCATAATAAAAGTCTTGATTACTTTATTTTTG ATCGAGCTAAGAGAGCACAATTAAATTGGCAATTGCGGTACAAAATCATTTTAGGTATTGCTCGAGGCATTTTATACCTTCACGAGGATTCTCGACTACGCATTATTCATCGTGATCTCAAAGCAAGTAACATTCTCTTAGATGAAGAGATGAATCCTAAGATAGCCGATTTTGGCATGGCAAGACTATTTGTTGTGGACCAAACTCAGGAAAACACAAATAGAATTGTGGGAACCTA TGGATATATGGCACCTGAGTACGCAATGCACGGACAATTTTCAGTGAAGTCAGATGTCTTTAGCTTTGGTATATTGGTTCTTGAAATTATAAGTGGTACAAAAAACAGTCGCATTCGTGATGAGGAAAATGAAGAGTATCTCTCGAGCTTT GCATGGAGAAATTGGAAGGAAGGGAGTGCAACAAATATCATAGATCCAACATTAAACAATGATTCAAGAAATGAAATAATTAGATGTATCCACATTGGATTACTATGTGTTCAAGAGAATATAAGTAGTAGACCAACAATGGCTTCTGTTGTAGTGATGCTTAATAGTCATTCTGTCACTCTTCCAATGCCTTTGGAACCTGCATTTCATATGGATTGTGGAAACTCTGAAGATATGAAATCATGGGGTCATAATTCATCAGCTCAAGAATCACTCAATCATGCTTCAAATACAGAGCTATATCCTCGCTAG
- the LOC123886045 gene encoding uncharacterized protein LOC123886045 isoform X1: protein MNILSYSSVLLSTGAITSTKMGSKRCVHSCLVSHLKFIKFQGFQGLQDELFIKYAFRNGMVLETMIVSDISLDQKKCQIMKRLSNVRRACGMCQLKFARAVSPKVIHHLLSLVAVAYSMLSGEGQLYTYMVLISETTTPGVNLRWYLDVAGMKRSKVYLINGVVIFIGWLVARILLFVYMFYHAYLHFDQVQQMHTFGQILVVVPVVLSVMNLSWATCFLDLYNPEVDYDVDDEA from the exons atgaatattttatctTATTCAAGTGTTTTGTTGTCTACAGGAGCAATCACCAGTACTAAGATGGGCTCCAAGCGATGTGTTCACAGTTGTCTTGTATCCCACCTTAAGTTCATTAAATTTCAAGGATTTCAGGGACTACAAGATGAACTATTTATTAAGTATGCTTTTCGAAATGGTATGGTTTTGGAGACTATGATAGTTTCTGATATTTCCTTGGACCAAAAGAAGTGCCAGATTATGAAAAGATTATCAAATGTACGAAGGGCATGTGGAATGTGTCAACTTAAATTTGCCCGAGCTGTATCTCCTAAG GTGATTCATCATCTGCTTTCTTTAGTAGCAGTAGCCTATTCAATGTTGAGTGGAGAAGGGCAGCTGTACACCTACATGGTCCTCATCTCCGAGACAACAACTCCCGGAGTCAATTTGAGATG GTATCTTGATGTAGCTGGAATGAAAAGGTCAAAAGTGTATCTCATCAATGGGGTTGTAATATTCATTGGTTGGCTG GTTGCTAGAATACTTTTGTTCGTGTACATGTTTTACCATGCTTACTTGCACTTTGATCAG gttcagcagatgcacACCTTTGGACAAATACTAGTTGTTGTGCCGGTGGTGCTGTCAGTTATGAACTTGAGCTgggcaacttgttttcttgacctataTAATCCTGAGGTAGATTATGATGTCGATGATGAggcttag
- the LOC123886045 gene encoding uncharacterized protein LOC123886045 isoform X3, producing the protein MGSKRCVHSCLVSHLKFIKFQGFQGLQDELFIKYAFRNGMVLETMIVSDISLDQKKCQIMKRLSNVRRACGMCQLKFARAVSPKVTSYSMLSGEGQLYTYMVLISETTTPGVNLRWYLDVAGMKRSKVYLINGVVIFIGWLVARILLFVYMFYHAYLHFDQVQQMHTFGQILVVVPVVLSVMNLSWATCFLDLYNPEVDYDVDDEA; encoded by the exons ATGGGCTCCAAGCGATGTGTTCACAGTTGTCTTGTATCCCACCTTAAGTTCATTAAATTTCAAGGATTTCAGGGACTACAAGATGAACTATTTATTAAGTATGCTTTTCGAAATGGTATGGTTTTGGAGACTATGATAGTTTCTGATATTTCCTTGGACCAAAAGAAGTGCCAGATTATGAAAAGATTATCAAATGTACGAAGGGCATGTGGAATGTGTCAACTTAAATTTGCCCGAGCTGTATCTCCTAAG GTGACTTCA TATTCAATGTTGAGTGGAGAAGGGCAGCTGTACACCTACATGGTCCTCATCTCCGAGACAACAACTCCCGGAGTCAATTTGAGATG GTATCTTGATGTAGCTGGAATGAAAAGGTCAAAAGTGTATCTCATCAATGGGGTTGTAATATTCATTGGTTGGCTG GTTGCTAGAATACTTTTGTTCGTGTACATGTTTTACCATGCTTACTTGCACTTTGATCAG gttcagcagatgcacACCTTTGGACAAATACTAGTTGTTGTGCCGGTGGTGCTGTCAGTTATGAACTTGAGCTgggcaacttgttttcttgacctataTAATCCTGAGGTAGATTATGATGTCGATGATGAggcttag
- the LOC123886045 gene encoding TLC domain-containing protein 4-B-like isoform X2 codes for MGSKRCVHSCLVSHLKFIKFQGFQGLQDELFIKYAFRNGMVLETMIVSDISLDQKKCQIMKRLSNVRRACGMCQLKFARAVSPKVIHHLLSLVAVAYSMLSGEGQLYTYMVLISETTTPGVNLRWYLDVAGMKRSKVYLINGVVIFIGWLVARILLFVYMFYHAYLHFDQVQQMHTFGQILVVVPVVLSVMNLSWATCFLDLYNPEVDYDVDDEA; via the exons ATGGGCTCCAAGCGATGTGTTCACAGTTGTCTTGTATCCCACCTTAAGTTCATTAAATTTCAAGGATTTCAGGGACTACAAGATGAACTATTTATTAAGTATGCTTTTCGAAATGGTATGGTTTTGGAGACTATGATAGTTTCTGATATTTCCTTGGACCAAAAGAAGTGCCAGATTATGAAAAGATTATCAAATGTACGAAGGGCATGTGGAATGTGTCAACTTAAATTTGCCCGAGCTGTATCTCCTAAG GTGATTCATCATCTGCTTTCTTTAGTAGCAGTAGCCTATTCAATGTTGAGTGGAGAAGGGCAGCTGTACACCTACATGGTCCTCATCTCCGAGACAACAACTCCCGGAGTCAATTTGAGATG GTATCTTGATGTAGCTGGAATGAAAAGGTCAAAAGTGTATCTCATCAATGGGGTTGTAATATTCATTGGTTGGCTG GTTGCTAGAATACTTTTGTTCGTGTACATGTTTTACCATGCTTACTTGCACTTTGATCAG gttcagcagatgcacACCTTTGGACAAATACTAGTTGTTGTGCCGGTGGTGCTGTCAGTTATGAACTTGAGCTgggcaacttgttttcttgacctataTAATCCTGAGGTAGATTATGATGTCGATGATGAggcttag